The sequence TGATTCTCTCCGGCCGGCTCATGTTCGATTACATCGGCTGGGAAGACGCCGCCGATCTCGTCCTTGAAGGCGTCAATCAGGCCGTGGCCGCGAAGAAGGTTACCTACGACTTCCACCGCCAGATGGAGGGTGGCGAGAAGCTCGCCACCAGCGAGTACGCCCAGGTCGTCGCCGACAACATCGAAGATCTCGCGTAAGCGAGTTTTCCAAGAAGGCCTCGTTGGAGCGTTCGACGGACCGGGCCCGACCGAAAATTCGGTATTTCTTCTTTCGTTCTCTGTGATCGACGAGCGGTTACTATCGGCGTGACTCGCCCGCGTTACTCCTCCCAGTCGGGGTTCTCGCGGGGCGGGCTGAAGATGTCCACGCCGACGACGGGTTCCTCACCACGATTCTCGAGGCCGTGCGGTTCGCCGCCAGGGATCGAGTAGGCGTCGCCCGCCTGGACGTGGATCTCCTCGCCGTCGACGAGGAAGACCGCCTCGCCGCTGGTGATATAGCCGGCCTGTTCGTGAGGATGGCTGTGCTCGGGGACCGTCGCGCCGGCCGCTATTTCGAAGTGCTGGACGTTCATCGCCTCGTCCCCGGCGAGGAGTTTGAGGTGGGCACCGGGGACCGGTTCCGCTGCTTCGACGTCGGATTCGCTGACGCGCTCCATGCGCACACTCTCACACCCCACCACCTAAAGGTTCAACTGCGATGGAATCCCTACTGGGTAGCGTGTACGCAGTGGTCGGTTGTTCGGACTGTGGTGCCCTCTGGGTCGTCCAGGGACGACCGGAGACGACGAGCTGTCCGCGGTGTGGGAGCCGTCACCGCTTTGGGGCCCTCGAGAAGTTCGTGACGACGGACGACGAGGATC is a genomic window of Halanaeroarchaeum sulfurireducens containing:
- a CDS encoding cupin domain-containing protein, whose translation is MERVSESDVEAAEPVPGAHLKLLAGDEAMNVQHFEIAAGATVPEHSHPHEQAGYITSGEAVFLVDGEEIHVQAGDAYSIPGGEPHGLENRGEEPVVGVDIFSPPRENPDWEE